A region from the Cellvibrio sp. PSBB006 genome encodes:
- a CDS encoding PD-(D/E)XK nuclease family protein: MDSFENFLAVLHDFEALPTISESESIFDVAGYPHYENVFSNILAFYLNPNNEHALGNLLFSSLMNLAKSDDSSKGNFQVYREYSTNKGGRLDLLIETDNQLIGIENKIFHELRNDLYDYSSTIDELSVKKDLSPVKIVLSIKAHAVDNGFVGITYKNFIAEIRQRLGLYAGKSSQKWLLYLLDFMSSMENFTGKNMELDELDQFFIEHHKRVDDLLNARNKFMSKLYSKVSDLSGIIGEQKECKKWIYAKSCLVHDFVLSGHSIAFDLYISPTGWKFLVFDRKQKSQAYLSELLFEPPISEFEITCRDSRYILEEFSLATDLMVIKEKLLSWFSRVIDADNTKKSILTIC; the protein is encoded by the coding sequence ATGGACAGTTTTGAAAATTTTTTAGCCGTGCTTCATGACTTTGAAGCGCTTCCAACTATATCCGAAAGTGAAAGTATATTTGATGTAGCTGGCTATCCCCATTATGAAAATGTATTCAGTAATATTCTTGCTTTCTATTTAAATCCTAATAATGAACATGCTTTGGGAAACCTGCTGTTCTCTTCACTAATGAACCTCGCCAAAAGTGACGATTCAAGCAAAGGAAATTTTCAGGTTTATCGCGAATATTCCACAAATAAAGGTGGCAGATTAGATCTTTTGATTGAAACAGATAACCAGCTTATAGGAATAGAGAACAAAATATTCCACGAGCTAAGAAATGATCTCTATGATTACAGCAGCACGATAGATGAATTATCTGTTAAAAAAGACTTATCGCCCGTTAAAATTGTTCTTAGCATCAAGGCTCATGCCGTTGATAACGGGTTTGTTGGGATAACCTACAAAAATTTTATAGCTGAAATAAGGCAGCGTCTTGGCCTCTATGCCGGTAAATCGTCTCAAAAATGGCTTCTTTACCTTCTGGATTTTATGAGCAGCATGGAAAACTTCACAGGTAAGAATATGGAATTAGATGAGCTTGATCAATTTTTTATAGAGCATCATAAAAGAGTTGATGATTTGCTGAATGCAAGAAATAAATTTATGTCAAAACTTTATTCAAAAGTAAGCGATCTTTCAGGAATTATTGGCGAACAGAAAGAATGTAAAAAATGGATATATGCAAAATCTTGTCTGGTTCATGATTTTGTACTTTCGGGTCATTCAATAGCATTTGATCTATACATTTCGCCGACCGGATGGAAATTTTTGGTTTTTGACCGTAAGCAAAAATCCCAAGCCTACTTATCTGAACTTCTTTTTGAACCACCTATTAGCGAGTTTGAAATAACTTGCAGAGATTCCCGATATATTTTAGAAGAGTTTAGTTTAGCTACTGATCTAATGGTGATAAAAGAAAAATTATTGAGCTGGTTTTCTAGGGTTATCGATGCAGATAACACCAAGAAAAGTATTTTAACGATATGTTAA
- a CDS encoding IS3 family transposase yields MVKYALIESLRGEHAVMKMCHWAHVSRSGYYKWRCRRPSDTELRRFEAERLLINLFTRFKSRYGSPRMTVELNECGLPISENTVAKLMAKQGLMARNGEGYKYFPDVLARNHVSGNLLRRNFQASKPNEKWVSDITYIKVEKGFVYLAVIMDLFSRKIIGWSLDTTMTNQLIIDAFKMAVASRDVEPGLILHSDRGVQYRSWEYQQLLLDEKIRPSMSRKGNCWDNAAMESFFARFKVEALYAEDVTTKKEAYSCVFDYIELFYNSHRRHSTLGYKSPNHFESAYEKMSA; encoded by the coding sequence ATGGTGAAGTACGCCCTCATTGAGTCATTGCGTGGTGAGCATGCCGTGATGAAAATGTGCCACTGGGCACACGTCAGCCGATCAGGTTATTACAAATGGCGCTGCCGTAGGCCCAGTGATACTGAGTTGCGAAGGTTTGAGGCAGAGCGCCTCCTGATTAACCTGTTTACGCGTTTTAAATCTCGCTACGGGTCGCCACGCATGACCGTCGAGTTGAACGAGTGCGGATTGCCCATCAGTGAAAACACCGTGGCAAAACTGATGGCCAAACAAGGACTTATGGCGAGAAATGGAGAAGGTTACAAGTACTTCCCTGATGTATTAGCCCGGAACCATGTCAGCGGCAACCTGCTGCGGCGTAACTTCCAGGCAAGCAAGCCGAATGAAAAGTGGGTGTCGGATATCACCTACATAAAAGTAGAAAAAGGGTTTGTTTACCTCGCGGTTATCATGGATCTGTTTTCACGCAAAATCATTGGCTGGTCACTCGACACTACGATGACTAACCAACTGATCATAGATGCCTTTAAGATGGCGGTTGCTTCGCGCGACGTAGAGCCCGGTTTGATCTTGCACTCGGATCGCGGAGTGCAATATCGTTCGTGGGAATATCAGCAGCTATTGCTCGACGAGAAGATTCGGCCTAGCATGAGTCGTAAAGGCAATTGTTGGGATAATGCCGCGATGGAATCGTTCTTCGCCCGCTTTAAAGTTGAAGCGCTCTATGCCGAGGATGTCACCACGAAGAAAGAAGCGTATTCTTGCGTGTTTGATTACATCGAACTATTTTATAACAGTCACCGAAGACACAGCACATTGGGCTACAAAAGTCCGAATCATTTTGAATCGGCTTATGAAAAAATGTCCGCCTGA
- a CDS encoding transposase, which produces MPKKTRNKYNHYTEDFRREAVRRADDPSTSAAEVAKELGIHPGQIYNWRRQYKRLSDKQFNSVQGVDYSMSESEEIRKLKRQISDLKEENEFLKKATAYFSKDKW; this is translated from the coding sequence ATGCCAAAGAAAACGCGAAACAAGTACAACCATTACACTGAGGATTTTCGTCGGGAAGCTGTTCGCCGCGCGGACGATCCCAGCACCAGTGCTGCCGAGGTAGCGAAAGAACTCGGAATTCACCCCGGCCAAATCTATAACTGGCGTCGACAATACAAACGATTGTCCGACAAGCAGTTTAATAGCGTCCAAGGGGTGGATTACTCTATGAGCGAGAGCGAAGAAATCCGCAAACTGAAGCGGCAGATCTCGGATCTAAAAGAAGAGAACGAATTTCTAAAAAAGGCGACCGCGTACTTCAGCAAAGACAAATGGTGA
- a CDS encoding VTT domain-containing protein, translated as MNAWTTWRRQWPGAGFWLSLLVFIGIVIASFLLFESSIQHATTALVHGLVQQPAYQFSLAIVVILLLFFDVLLPVPSMLLALLAATHLGFVGGSLTIFIGLCCGSVFGYFLGAGYFRLASRWLSAGDKQQASELANKLGTLALVCLRGVPVLAEVSVLAAGMKGFPLKSFLLVTTLANAGLAVAYAYIGAFLAGETAFLLIIFASLLLPGLFLLCRSCVQALEPVLRTKK; from the coding sequence GTGAATGCATGGACTACATGGCGCAGACAATGGCCGGGCGCCGGTTTCTGGTTGTCACTCCTGGTGTTTATCGGCATCGTCATCGCCAGTTTTTTATTGTTTGAATCTTCCATTCAACACGCCACCACGGCATTGGTGCACGGCCTTGTGCAACAGCCTGCGTATCAATTCAGCCTGGCAATAGTCGTGATATTGCTATTGTTTTTTGATGTGCTCTTGCCGGTTCCCTCCATGTTATTAGCCTTGCTCGCCGCAACGCACCTGGGTTTTGTTGGCGGCAGCCTGACGATTTTTATCGGCCTCTGTTGCGGTTCTGTCTTCGGTTATTTTCTCGGTGCGGGTTACTTCCGCCTCGCGTCGCGCTGGTTAAGCGCTGGCGATAAACAACAGGCGAGTGAATTGGCCAATAAGCTGGGTACGCTGGCATTGGTGTGTCTGCGCGGTGTACCGGTGTTGGCCGAGGTCTCCGTATTAGCCGCGGGTATGAAAGGTTTTCCCCTGAAAAGTTTTTTGCTGGTTACCACGCTGGCGAATGCTGGCCTGGCAGTAGCCTACGCCTACATAGGTGCTTTCCTTGCCGGTGAAACGGCTTTTTTACTGATCATTTTTGCATCCTTGTTGTTGCCGGGTTTGTTTTTGCTTTGCCGTTCATGTGTGCAGGCACTGGAGCCGGTTTTACGTACAAAAAAATAG
- a CDS encoding tyrosinase family protein — protein sequence MPIRERKNVYMLPNGDQTLEWYARAVAEMRKRPTTDPTSWNFQAGIHGFRPGSPFWANAGQLPSPGEQTEYWNQCQHGSWYFLPWHRMYLAYFEEIVADTIVKLGGPPNWALPFWDYSDRSNPYALNIPPAFTAGSPATNPLQMPNGGNYPGRRSTRVDARDVTLGALNNLIFQGSANGGSSGFGGPVTGFSHSGSVHGALESKPHDLVHVDIGGAMGSPPTAALDPIFWLHHANIDRLWQVWLNLGNRRSNPIDNAWLKFTFDFRNAQRAPTSLRVMDVVDTTQVLSGYTYQGVPANPPLQPMNKGFGFITESLFSTFKQGEDDLPPEVAAASLQAVGLNSAGTTVELPFLAANRRNSPLRSFHAKALHQENALEADVQTATSTFLNFENITGKGLPPACDVYLNLDNGSAADENHYAGALAFFGIDEASTADERHSGSGQHYVLDISEVVNELQQQDSWHPEYLKVHLQPREPLDDESTVNIGRISLYVK from the coding sequence ATGCCTATTCGAGAAAGAAAAAATGTGTACATGTTGCCGAATGGTGACCAGACGCTGGAGTGGTATGCACGGGCAGTAGCTGAAATGCGCAAGCGACCAACCACTGACCCTACCAGTTGGAATTTTCAGGCCGGGATTCACGGATTCAGGCCTGGCAGTCCTTTCTGGGCCAACGCCGGCCAATTACCATCCCCGGGGGAGCAAACCGAATACTGGAATCAATGCCAACACGGTTCCTGGTATTTTTTACCCTGGCATCGGATGTATCTCGCGTATTTTGAAGAAATTGTTGCAGACACGATTGTGAAATTGGGTGGTCCGCCAAATTGGGCGTTGCCGTTCTGGGATTACAGCGATAGAAGTAATCCTTACGCTCTGAATATCCCACCGGCTTTTACCGCCGGCTCGCCGGCTACCAATCCTTTGCAAATGCCGAATGGCGGTAATTATCCGGGCAGGAGAAGCACTCGTGTTGATGCGCGGGATGTCACGCTGGGGGCGCTAAACAATTTGATTTTTCAAGGATCTGCTAATGGCGGTTCTTCCGGCTTTGGCGGGCCCGTTACCGGGTTTTCTCACTCTGGCAGCGTCCATGGCGCGTTGGAAAGTAAACCCCACGACCTGGTTCATGTGGATATCGGTGGCGCGATGGGCAGCCCACCAACTGCCGCACTCGATCCGATTTTCTGGTTGCATCACGCCAACATAGATCGGTTGTGGCAAGTGTGGTTAAACCTGGGCAACCGGCGCAGCAATCCTATCGATAATGCCTGGTTAAAATTCACCTTCGATTTCCGCAACGCACAACGTGCACCAACGTCTTTGCGTGTTATGGATGTCGTGGACACAACGCAAGTGCTCTCTGGCTACACCTACCAAGGCGTTCCTGCCAATCCACCCCTGCAACCGATGAACAAAGGGTTTGGCTTCATAACCGAATCCTTGTTTTCTACGTTTAAACAAGGGGAAGATGATCTGCCCCCTGAAGTGGCAGCGGCAAGTTTGCAGGCTGTGGGATTAAATTCCGCCGGTACCACAGTAGAATTACCGTTTCTTGCTGCCAACCGTCGCAACAGTCCGCTACGCAGTTTTCACGCCAAAGCATTACATCAGGAAAATGCTCTGGAGGCCGATGTGCAAACAGCGACGAGCACTTTTCTGAATTTCGAAAATATCACCGGCAAAGGTCTACCACCCGCGTGCGATGTCTATTTAAATTTAGATAATGGCTCTGCGGCGGACGAGAACCATTATGCAGGTGCCTTGGCGTTCTTTGGTATTGATGAAGCATCAACCGCCGATGAGCGACATAGCGGCAGCGGCCAACACTATGTTCTGGATATCAGCGAGGTCGTCAACGAATTACAGCAACAAGACAGTTGGCATCCGGAATATTTAAAGGTACATCTACAACCGCGTGAACCACTGGATGATGAATCCACGGTCAACATTGGCCGAATCAGTTTGTACGTAAAATGA
- a CDS encoding DUF2182 domain-containing protein yields MLWPASEHTQSLHGCHHGCGDSLSGMESQASAVFFTGIWHWTLMIVAMMFPLLKEPLAYTLSRYPSHQGYKAMVWFLLGYCTPWLILGLLLQALMMLLPLLMPSEENSFAVELYTFLPVAGFAIAASWVWSPWRRRASQACSRTIPMRIQGWYAVRDCLHYGHLSGIACVRNCWPPMMALVMAQHNMLLMFIVTLLLIYERTFLTYKSHTLGYAWACLAVVFFVQATTNI; encoded by the coding sequence ATGCTATGGCCAGCAAGCGAACATACACAGAGCTTGCACGGCTGTCACCACGGGTGCGGTGACAGCCTGTCGGGAATGGAATCCCAGGCCAGTGCCGTTTTTTTCACGGGAATATGGCATTGGACTCTGATGATTGTGGCGATGATGTTTCCCTTATTGAAAGAGCCACTGGCCTACACCCTTTCACGCTATCCTAGTCACCAGGGCTATAAAGCAATGGTGTGGTTTCTGCTGGGTTACTGTACCCCGTGGCTGATACTCGGCTTGCTGCTGCAAGCGCTGATGATGTTACTGCCCTTGCTTATGCCATCCGAAGAAAATTCGTTTGCAGTAGAACTTTATACCTTTTTACCCGTTGCGGGCTTTGCCATAGCGGCGTCTTGGGTCTGGTCTCCGTGGCGGCGCAGAGCCAGCCAGGCATGCAGCCGCACAATTCCTATGCGTATTCAAGGATGGTATGCCGTACGTGATTGTTTACACTATGGGCATCTATCCGGCATTGCGTGCGTGCGTAATTGCTGGCCACCCATGATGGCGCTGGTCATGGCGCAGCATAATATGCTGTTGATGTTTATTGTTACGCTGTTGCTAATTTACGAGCGCACTTTTCTGACGTATAAAAGTCATACCTTGGGATATGCCTGGGCTTGCCTGGCGGTTGTGTTTTTTGTGCAAGCCACCACAAACATTTGA
- a CDS encoding DUF5991 domain-containing protein, whose protein sequence is MIIMRRLHFFILAILTSLSLSACADKPAWQGTYNYEAMLGENVADDAVIIEYALSISDNGCSLQIEGYQISESILCTTRENNDHLIVGFKSYSDGSVKNIYDVVVYPVGSTLFSLRYQNNQLLTNWEELIPDESLKTEGIYFVKK, encoded by the coding sequence ATGATTATTATGAGAAGACTTCATTTTTTTATTTTAGCAATCCTTACATCTCTTTCGCTATCAGCTTGCGCAGACAAGCCAGCCTGGCAGGGTACATATAATTACGAAGCTATGCTGGGAGAAAATGTTGCTGATGATGCGGTTATTATTGAGTATGCATTATCCATCAGTGATAACGGGTGCTCGCTTCAGATAGAAGGTTATCAGATCTCCGAAAGTATTCTCTGTACCACCAGAGAAAATAACGATCATCTGATCGTGGGTTTCAAATCCTATTCGGATGGTTCGGTTAAAAACATTTATGATGTTGTTGTTTATCCGGTTGGCAGCACACTCTTTAGTTTGAGATATCAAAACAATCAGCTTTTAACAAATTGGGAGGAGTTGATACCAGACGAATCGTTGAAAACCGAGGGAATTTACTTCGTAAAAAAGTGA
- a CDS encoding peptidoglycan-binding protein, which translates to MTISGGITAFIDNGNQQYNSPARVCLLALIAFKLSLSKTWLCISIKRIMIMLLKNSVGRKGVNNKSDVKLIQEALNRVIRIPYALLAVDGISGPVTIAAIERFQRQALKFNNTDGRVDVDGKTWLSLKRYLVDSPNKKTAMFSLFPISPSNDLKKQVAITRKKIAWGAKVSGAFKEKVIQICESLDLAPDYLMSCMAFETGETFSPSIKNAAGSGATGLIQFMPTTAKGLGTSTEKLAKMTAVEQLDYVKKYFTPYRNKLKKLEDVYMAILYPAAVGKPITHVLFSEGRKTYSQNKGFDANKDGKITLKEISVKVRQKYEKGLSKGYLG; encoded by the coding sequence ATGACCATCAGCGGCGGGATTACGGCTTTTATAGATAATGGAAATCAGCAATACAATTCTCCAGCACGTGTTTGCTTACTAGCCTTAATAGCCTTTAAACTCTCTCTTTCCAAAACTTGGCTGTGTATATCAATCAAAAGGATCATGATTATGTTGCTAAAGAATTCGGTTGGTAGGAAAGGGGTTAACAATAAGTCTGATGTCAAGCTGATTCAAGAAGCATTAAATAGAGTAATCCGAATTCCTTATGCGTTATTAGCCGTGGATGGAATTAGCGGACCGGTAACAATCGCTGCAATAGAACGTTTTCAGCGCCAAGCCCTTAAATTTAATAATACCGATGGTCGGGTAGATGTTGACGGTAAGACTTGGCTTAGCCTTAAGAGATACTTGGTTGACTCACCAAATAAGAAGACAGCAATGTTCTCTTTGTTTCCAATATCACCTTCCAATGATTTAAAGAAGCAAGTTGCTATAACACGTAAAAAAATAGCCTGGGGCGCCAAAGTATCTGGTGCGTTTAAAGAGAAGGTAATTCAAATTTGTGAATCCCTAGATCTAGCTCCCGACTATTTAATGTCCTGCATGGCCTTTGAAACTGGTGAGACATTTAGTCCAAGTATTAAAAATGCAGCTGGAAGTGGCGCAACAGGACTCATTCAGTTTATGCCTACAACTGCCAAAGGCTTAGGGACATCGACGGAGAAATTAGCAAAAATGACGGCTGTGGAGCAACTTGACTACGTCAAAAAATATTTCACTCCCTACCGCAACAAGCTGAAGAAACTCGAAGATGTTTACATGGCTATTTTGTATCCTGCTGCAGTGGGTAAACCTATTACACATGTTTTATTTAGTGAAGGAAGAAAGACCTATAGTCAAAACAAAGGTTTTGATGCAAACAAGGATGGAAAAATAACTTTAAAAGAGATTTCAGTAAAAGTTCGACAGAAGTATGAAAAGGGTTTAAGTAAAGGATACTTGGGATGA
- a CDS encoding HNH endonuclease: MANNWKEDELLLALHLYCRLPFGKLHQSNPDVIQLAQIIGRTPSAVAMKACNFASLDPALSQKGLAGASKADRALWDAFMNDSTAIAEQAEALYENKVESEINKGVTKPSLPGGTTETIREVKVRRVQRFFRQAVMQSYDYRCAISGLAMPELLVASHIIPWAANEKRRADPTNGIALNALYDKAFDKGLITFDEDLRVTLSGRLKEKMDGFLFSSSLLSIEGTSLKVPEKFLPDNAALTYHRENIFLAS; encoded by the coding sequence ATGGCCAATAACTGGAAAGAAGACGAGCTCCTGCTAGCACTGCATTTATACTGTCGCCTACCTTTCGGAAAATTGCATCAATCCAATCCGGATGTTATCCAGCTTGCCCAAATCATTGGTCGAACGCCATCTGCGGTGGCGATGAAGGCCTGTAATTTTGCCAGTCTCGATCCTGCGCTCAGTCAAAAAGGTTTGGCTGGCGCAAGTAAAGCTGACCGCGCGTTGTGGGATGCTTTCATGAATGACTCCACGGCAATTGCCGAGCAAGCAGAGGCGCTATATGAAAACAAGGTTGAGTCCGAGATAAATAAAGGCGTTACTAAACCGAGCCTTCCTGGCGGTACAACTGAAACGATACGGGAAGTTAAAGTCCGACGAGTGCAGCGATTTTTTAGGCAGGCAGTCATGCAAAGCTACGATTATCGTTGTGCCATTTCGGGATTGGCAATGCCCGAGCTGTTGGTTGCTAGCCATATCATCCCATGGGCTGCAAACGAAAAACGTCGTGCGGACCCTACCAATGGGATAGCATTAAACGCGCTCTATGATAAAGCCTTTGATAAGGGCTTGATAACGTTCGATGAAGATCTAAGAGTGACGTTATCAGGCAGGCTGAAGGAAAAGATGGATGGATTCTTATTTTCAAGTTCTTTGTTATCCATAGAAGGCACTTCATTAAAAGTGCCGGAGAAATTTCTACCGGACAATGCCGCATTAACCTACCACAGAGAAAATATTTTCCTTGCATCCTAG
- a CDS encoding DNA-binding protein, whose amino-acid sequence MAKDLTESSHDRQNILNNRYALQQAEQHLSLGGVTFEGETVFTKAQVVALYEVADRTIERYLVSHEDELKSNGYQLLKGKKLREFKVLTDGSDTNDGTKTSVLGVFSFRAVLNLGMLLTESEPARLLRSRLLDIVLDVMAERTGGHTKFINQRDENYLISALQEDNYRRQFTDALDNYVEGNHWKYARFTNLIYQSIFHENAAEYKKVLNLASKTNIRETLYSEVLNLIASYESGIAHELEEASTTQGRKLTQKEAESLFANFKKHPLFKPLILDARTKMASRDLCFRDALHEKLEAYIQSVPQADFDRFLGEKSRSLEEQLSDPATLAVFKRLKDR is encoded by the coding sequence ATGGCCAAAGACCTCACGGAATCGTCCCACGACCGCCAAAACATTCTCAACAACCGCTATGCCTTACAGCAGGCTGAGCAGCACCTAAGTTTGGGCGGGGTAACCTTTGAAGGTGAGACTGTGTTTACCAAGGCACAGGTGGTGGCGCTCTATGAGGTGGCAGATCGTACTATTGAGCGCTATTTAGTCAGCCATGAGGATGAGCTAAAAAGCAACGGCTATCAGTTACTTAAGGGTAAAAAACTTAGGGAATTCAAAGTGTTAACTGATGGTTCCGACACCAATGACGGTACCAAAACCAGTGTTTTGGGTGTGTTTAGTTTTCGTGCAGTGCTGAATTTGGGCATGCTACTCACCGAGAGCGAGCCGGCGCGCCTATTGCGCTCGCGGTTGCTGGATATTGTGCTGGACGTGATGGCCGAGCGAACAGGAGGGCACACCAAGTTTATTAATCAGCGTGATGAGAACTACTTGATCTCTGCGCTGCAAGAAGATAACTACCGTCGCCAATTCACCGATGCACTCGATAACTATGTTGAAGGCAACCATTGGAAGTATGCGCGTTTTACCAACCTGATCTATCAAAGCATTTTCCATGAAAACGCCGCCGAATATAAAAAGGTCTTGAACTTAGCGTCCAAAACCAATATCCGCGAAACTCTATACTCCGAAGTGCTGAACCTGATTGCTAGCTACGAATCAGGTATTGCTCATGAGCTGGAGGAAGCCAGCACAACCCAAGGCCGCAAGCTCACACAAAAGGAAGCCGAAAGCTTGTTTGCCAATTTTAAAAAACATCCTCTATTCAAACCTCTGATACTGGATGCGCGAACAAAAATGGCGAGCCGAGATTTATGCTTCCGCGATGCACTGCATGAAAAACTGGAGGCCTACATTCAGTCTGTACCCCAAGCTGATTTTGATCGCTTCTTAGGTGAAAAAAGCAGGTCTTTGGAGGAACAACTAAGCGATCCCGCAACTCTCGCGGTATTTAAGCGCTTGAAGGATCGCTAA
- a CDS encoding type II toxin-antitoxin system death-on-curing family toxin, whose protein sequence is MTGSDNGIRYFYFDVMHAISVHDWIIENSGGLAGTKDIGQLESPLQHIQNDWYYPEVEDKLTHLVFSINKHHAFNDGNKRSSLALGAYFLELNGFDYLVKRFTKEMENIVVWVADNVINKDLLHQIISSILYEEDYPEAVKLAIVAAIQAAEQLKQD, encoded by the coding sequence ATGACGGGTTCAGATAACGGCATCCGCTATTTTTATTTCGATGTGATGCACGCGATCTCTGTGCACGATTGGATTATAGAGAACTCTGGTGGTCTTGCAGGCACCAAGGATATTGGCCAGCTGGAAAGCCCACTACAACACATCCAGAACGACTGGTACTACCCTGAGGTGGAAGACAAACTCACGCACTTAGTGTTTTCCATCAATAAGCATCACGCATTTAATGATGGCAATAAACGCTCGTCATTAGCGTTGGGCGCTTATTTTCTTGAACTGAATGGCTTCGATTACCTGGTAAAGCGCTTCACTAAGGAGATGGAGAATATAGTCGTTTGGGTGGCCGACAATGTAATTAATAAAGATCTGCTTCATCAAATTATTAGCTCAATTCTCTATGAAGAGGATTATCCAGAAGCAGTAAAACTCGCCATTGTGGCGGCCATTCAGGCTGCCGAGCAATTGAAACAAGACTAG